The following proteins come from a genomic window of Gossypium raimondii isolate GPD5lz chromosome 5, ASM2569854v1, whole genome shotgun sequence:
- the LOC105767374 gene encoding GDSL esterase/lipase At1g29660, which yields MANLASKLQPWWLLLVIPFLFVSNTYHCVNAEPQVPCYFIFGDSLSDNGNNNNLATEAKVNYWPYGIDFPKGPTGRFTNGRTMQDIIVQLLGFQEFIPPFATSRGQEILKGVNYASGSAGILNESGQHLGVRISMDMQLSNHQSVISTIVEMLGKCAASKLLGKCMYAVQIGSNDYINNYFKPEMYNSSHLFTPQQYAAYLIEQYSLKIKTLYNNGARMFALFGLGAIGCTPNAMAVHGTNGSACVEKMNTAAQLFNERLIPLVDELNSNSTDAKFTYLNPTGASAANSLGFTVANASCCDIGSGGDLCIPGSEPCGDRSQYVFWDAVHTSDAWNEVIAVEAYDSESNAIAYPFNVKKMAQLPNNNDADGDICEMGENSGVTV from the exons ATGGCTAACCTTGCGTCTAAGCTTCAGCCATGGTGGCTGTTGCTTGTAATTCCCTTCTTGTTTGTCTCCAACACTTATCATTGTGTCAATGCAGAACCACAAGTGCCTTGCTACTTTATCTTCGGGGACTCATTGTCGGATAATGGAAACAATAACAACCTTGCGACGGAGGCCAAAGTAAATTATTGGCCTTACGGTATCGATTTCCCTAAAGGACCCACTGGAAGGTTTACTAATGGTCGAACCATGCAGGATATCATTG TTCAACTACTGGGTTTCCAAGAATTTATTCCTCCTTTTGCCACTTCAAGAGGCCAAGAGATTCTCAAAGGTGTTAATTATGCATCTGGTTCGGCTGGAATTCTCAATGAAAGTGGCCAACATCTG GGTGTTCGAATAAGCATGGACATGCAGTTAAGCAACCACCAAAGTGTTATCTCAACAATAGTTGAGATGTTGGGAAAATGTGCAGCATCAAAGCTTTTAGGCAAATGCATGTATGCGGTTCAAATAGGCAGCAATGACTACATTAACAACTATTTCAAGCCAGAGATGTACAACAGCAGCCACCTATTCACTCCACAGCAATATGCTGCTTATCTCATCGAACAATATTCATTGAAAATAAAG ACTTTGTACAATAACGGCGCAAGGATGTTTGCACTGTTCGGACTTGGTGCCATAGGGTGTACTCCAAATGCAATGGCGGTGCATGGAACAAATGGTTCTGCCTGCGTAGAAAAAATGAACACTGCAGCTCAACTTTTCAATGAGAGGCTTATACCGCTTGTTGATGAACTGAATAGCAACTCCACCGACGCTAAATTTACGTATCTAAATCCTACGGGAGCAAGCGCAGCAAACTCCCTTGGTTTTACAGTGGCAAATGCTAGCTGCTGTGACATAGGGAGTGGTGGAGATCTTTGTATCCCAGGTTCGGAGCCATGCGGTGACCGAAGTCAGTACGTGTTTTGGGATGCGGTTCATACTTCGGATGCATGGAATGAGGTCATTGCAGTTGAGGCTTACGATTCTGAATCCAATGCCATAGCTTATCCCTTTAATGTTAAGAAAATGGCACAACTGCCAAACAACAACGATGCCGATGGTGATATTTGTGAAATGGGTGAAAATTCTGGTGTTACTGTGTAA